Proteins encoded in a region of the Pseudomonas syringae KCTC 12500 genome:
- a CDS encoding sensor histidine kinase — protein sequence MKSIQRRLSLGLIAVMVVVGLVMAQTSLWLFEVGLQRYLESGLRNESENLLVALVRGPAGLQLDDHRLSGAYQRPLSGHYFRMDLPQGHWRSRSLWDFELPQPGVGLHANLELGKTGQSLLMLTSEYRKFGKQVSITVAQDYTPVRASFRLMQQIGLGLGLAALILVLVLQRITVRRALRPLETVREQIFQLQQGQRSQLDNQVPLELEPLVAQINHLLAHTEDSLKRSRNALGNLGHALKTPLAVLLSLALSGQLDANPALRRTLQEQLENIRLRLERELNRARLSGDALPGARFDCDAELPGLFSTLGMIHDVHLQLINDVEAGMYLPWDREDILELLGNLLDNACKWADSEVRLDILSQHQGFCLLVDDDGPGIPEAQRAEVFSRGARLDEQITGHGLGLGIVRDIVEAWGGQLQLLESPAGGLRVRIELPERTAP from the coding sequence TTGAAATCCATACAGCGGCGTCTGAGTCTGGGTTTGATCGCCGTTATGGTGGTTGTCGGTCTGGTGATGGCGCAGACCAGTCTCTGGCTATTCGAAGTGGGCCTGCAGCGCTATCTGGAGTCAGGCCTGCGCAACGAAAGTGAAAACCTGCTGGTAGCACTGGTGCGAGGTCCTGCCGGGCTGCAGCTGGATGACCATCGCCTCTCGGGTGCCTACCAGCGTCCGTTGTCCGGCCATTACTTCCGCATGGATCTGCCACAGGGGCACTGGCGCTCCCGCTCCCTGTGGGATTTCGAGCTGCCCCAGCCTGGGGTGGGTTTGCATGCCAATCTTGAGCTCGGCAAGACCGGGCAATCGCTGTTGATGCTGACCAGCGAATACCGCAAGTTCGGCAAGCAGGTTTCAATCACCGTCGCACAGGATTACACGCCGGTCAGGGCGAGTTTTCGTCTCATGCAGCAGATCGGACTGGGACTTGGGCTTGCCGCGCTGATCCTGGTGCTGGTGTTACAACGCATCACCGTGCGAAGAGCGCTTCGTCCGCTTGAAACCGTTCGCGAGCAGATTTTTCAGCTCCAGCAGGGCCAGCGCTCACAACTGGATAATCAGGTTCCCCTCGAACTCGAGCCGCTGGTGGCGCAGATCAACCACTTGCTCGCGCATACCGAAGACAGCCTGAAACGCTCACGCAATGCGCTGGGTAATCTTGGACATGCCTTGAAGACACCGCTCGCGGTCTTGCTCAGCCTGGCCCTCAGCGGCCAGTTGGACGCCAACCCGGCCTTGCGCAGGACGCTGCAGGAGCAGCTGGAAAATATCCGTCTGCGTCTGGAACGCGAGCTCAATCGCGCACGCCTCTCCGGCGACGCTCTACCGGGAGCCCGCTTCGATTGTGACGCCGAACTGCCTGGGCTTTTCTCCACACTGGGCATGATTCATGATGTCCATCTCCAGTTGATCAACGATGTCGAGGCGGGCATGTACCTGCCGTGGGATCGAGAGGACATTCTCGAACTGCTCGGCAACCTGCTGGACAACGCCTGCAAATGGGCCGACAGCGAAGTGCGTCTGGACATTCTCAGTCAGCATCAGGGCTTCTGTCTGTTGGTGGATGACGACGGGCCTGGTATTCCCGAGGCGCAACGCGCAGAAGTGTTCAGTCGGGGCGCTCGTCTTGACGAGCAGATTACTGGCCACGGGCTGGGTCTGGGTATCGTGCGCGACATCGTCGAGGCGTGGGGCGGTCAATTGCAATTGCTGGAAAGTCCGGCAGGGGGATTGCGGGTACGCATAGAACTGCCAGAGCGGACTGCCCCGTAG
- a CDS encoding response regulator transcription factor, with amino-acid sequence MRLLLVEDHVPLADELLAALGRQGYAVDWLADGRDAVHQGATEPYDLIVLDLGLPGMPGLEVLQHWRSKGLATPVLILTARGSWSERIEGLKAGADDYLTKPFHPEELQLRIQALLRRSHGLANQPTLESAGLNLDEGRQCVSRDGVDIQLTSAEFRLLRYFMLHPGQILSKSHLSEHLYDGENERDSNVIEVHVNHLRRKLGRAVVETRRGQGYLYGGAGG; translated from the coding sequence ATGCGCCTGCTACTGGTTGAAGACCATGTTCCCCTTGCCGATGAGCTGCTGGCTGCGCTGGGGCGTCAAGGCTACGCGGTCGACTGGCTGGCTGACGGGCGTGATGCGGTTCATCAAGGAGCAACCGAGCCTTATGACCTGATCGTTCTGGATCTGGGTCTGCCTGGCATGCCAGGGCTTGAGGTTCTCCAGCATTGGCGCAGCAAAGGTCTGGCGACCCCCGTGTTGATTCTGACCGCGCGGGGCTCCTGGTCAGAGCGTATAGAAGGCTTGAAGGCAGGCGCCGACGATTACCTGACCAAGCCTTTTCATCCTGAAGAGCTGCAGCTGCGTATTCAGGCACTGCTGCGACGTTCGCACGGGCTGGCCAACCAGCCCACACTGGAATCGGCCGGTCTTAATCTGGATGAAGGCCGGCAATGCGTCAGCCGGGATGGCGTGGATATCCAGCTCACCTCGGCTGAGTTTCGGTTGCTGCGTTATTTCATGCTCCACCCGGGACAGATTCTCTCTAAAAGCCATCTTTCAGAGCACTTGTACGATGGCGAAAACGAGCGTGATTCCAACGTCATCGAAGTCCATGTCAATCACCTGAGGCGCAAGTTGGGCCGCGCAGTCGTCGAGACACGCCGCGGTCAGGGCTATCTTTACGGTGGAGCCGGCGGTTGA
- a CDS encoding PepSY domain-containing protein, whose amino-acid sequence MNVDKRLCVILGLSLTCSFVYARDLNQDEALSLRQRGVILPLERFIERAMGLHPGSRLLEAELEEKNNVYVYEFELLTPEGVVRELKFDARDSRLLKDEDDD is encoded by the coding sequence ATGAATGTCGACAAGCGTCTCTGTGTCATCCTTGGTTTGAGCCTGACCTGCTCTTTTGTGTATGCCAGAGATCTGAATCAGGATGAAGCGCTCAGTTTGCGGCAGCGCGGGGTCATCCTGCCTCTCGAACGGTTCATCGAACGCGCGATGGGCCTTCATCCGGGCTCTCGTTTGCTGGAGGCCGAGCTTGAGGAAAAGAATAATGTGTACGTGTATGAGTTTGAGTTGCTGACCCCTGAGGGCGTCGTTCGCGAGCTCAAGTTCGATGCGCGTGATAGCCGATTGCTGAAAGACGAGGATGATGACTGA
- a CDS encoding PepSY domain-containing protein: MKTLTTLLAALTFVLTSCFIQARGVDPQEVLRLSEAGTLHSAEKLDAKALSKHPDASITGTQFKNIYGRYVYNVELRDKQGVEWVLEMDAATGQVYRNHQDN; the protein is encoded by the coding sequence ATGAAAACGCTGACCACCCTGCTGGCGGCCCTTACATTTGTTTTGACGTCCTGTTTCATTCAGGCGCGTGGGGTCGACCCACAGGAAGTGCTGCGCCTCAGTGAGGCCGGTACGCTTCATTCGGCTGAAAAGCTCGATGCCAAAGCGCTGAGCAAACACCCCGATGCCAGTATCACCGGCACGCAGTTCAAGAACATCTACGGCAGGTACGTTTACAATGTCGAGCTGCGTGACAAACAGGGTGTTGAGTGGGTTCTCGAAATGGACGCCGCCACGGGCCAGGTATACAGGAATCATCAGGATAACTAA
- the queD gene encoding 6-carboxytetrahydropterin synthase QueD → MEIFKEFTFESAHRLPHVPEGHKCGRLHGHSFRVGIHLAGKVDPHTGWIRDFSEIKAIFKPLYERLDHNYLNDIPGLENPTSENLAKWIWNELKPLLPELSAVRIHETCTSGCEYRGD, encoded by the coding sequence GTGGAAATCTTCAAAGAGTTTACCTTCGAGTCAGCACACCGCCTCCCCCACGTTCCTGAGGGGCACAAGTGTGGACGTCTGCACGGCCATTCGTTTCGTGTCGGCATTCATCTGGCCGGAAAGGTTGATCCCCATACCGGCTGGATCCGGGACTTCTCGGAAATCAAGGCGATCTTCAAGCCGCTGTATGAACGCCTCGATCATAACTACCTGAATGACATCCCGGGCCTGGAGAATCCAACCAGCGAAAACCTGGCGAAATGGATCTGGAATGAGTTGAAGCCTCTGCTGCCGGAGCTGTCGGCAGTCCGTATTCACGAGACCTGCACTAGCGGATGTGAATACCGCGGCGATTGA